The following coding sequences are from one Capsicum annuum cultivar UCD-10X-F1 chromosome 3, UCD10Xv1.1, whole genome shotgun sequence window:
- the LOC107866237 gene encoding LOB domain-containing protein 21-like, giving the protein MKSNEPRSSSSCAACKFLKRRCTPNCQFAPYFRSDEPKKFANVHKVFGASNVIKILNEVPEDQREDTVNSLVYEAEVRLRDPVYGCIGAIASLQRKMVELQQDLMVTRAHLAYYEAKPSSTASNCPLLDYDPLSVNMPSVFVDTSVSGGYLDSFSQNSFVMDQSGSTNEFGQFPFP; this is encoded by the coding sequence ATGAAGAGTAATGAGCCTCGTTCAAGCTCTTCTTGTGCAGCTTGTAAGTTCTTGAAGAGAAGGTGCACTCCCAATTGCCAATTTGCCCCATATTTCCGATCGGACGAGCCCAAGAAGTTCGCTAACGTCCACAAGGTGTTCGGAGCAAGCAACGTGATCAAGATTCTGAATGAAGTGCCAGAGGACCAGCGAGAAGACACAGTCAACTCGCTGGTCTATGAGGCTGAGGTGAGGCTCAGGGACCCAGTTTACGGTTGCATTGGAGCCATAGCGTCTTTGCAGCGGAAGATGGTGGAGCTACAACAAGATCTGATGGTTACTAGAGCTCATCTTGCTTACTATGAAGCCAAGCCCAGCAGCACAGCTTCTAATTGTCCACTCTTGGATTATGATCCTCTCAGTGTCAATATGCCTTCTGTTTTTGTGGACACTTCGGTGTCTGGTGGGTACTTGGACAGCTTCAGCCAGAATTCCTTTGTCATGGACCAAAGTGGATCCACCAATGAATTTGGCCAATTCCCATTTCCATGA